The proteins below are encoded in one region of Xenopus laevis strain J_2021 chromosome 8L, Xenopus_laevis_v10.1, whole genome shotgun sequence:
- the LOC121397282 gene encoding yrdC domain-containing protein, mitochondrial-like translates to MKEVVSSCILPQSHRTSSLRTIANMLDNGGVCGIPTDTVYALAASCKHPEAINRIYSIKERPSEKPICICISNLDQLRVINPPFSPLLWNFMDLVYPGGISCIVQKGEWLKKLGVGPAYETVGTNDSIMIRVPDHTVTAHLTDMTGPLAITSANPSGESDSTHHDMVITRLSDKLDAVLCDGYSNELVGSTVVNCTKINEGIIKILREGCVPTTKIMQLFERAKNTPGFCRSTIIDVLEPNDMYWSPAGRSQETGTTWNDLTISIMRWKVETEETTAEVNTFQDYSPNQTQEASTGLIGKCHKILLHSPPGSRMGRPK, encoded by the exons ATGAAGGAAGTTGTAAGCTCTTGTATCTTACCACAGTCCCACCGTACAAGCAGTTTGAGGACAATTGCTAATATGCTTGATAATGGAGGAGTGTGTGGAATTCCCACTGACACTGTCTATGCCCTGGCAGCTTCCTGCAAGCACCCAGAAGCTATCAACAGGATTTACTCCATCAAG GAACGTCCATCAGAAAAGCCTATCTGTATCTGCATTTCCAACCTTGACCAGCTGAGGGTCATCAATCCCCCGTTCAGCCCCTTGCTGTGGAACTTCATGGATCTTGTATACCCTGGAGGCATAAGCTGCATAGTACAGAAAGGAGAATGGCTTAAAAAATTAG GTGTCGGTCCTGCCTATGAAACAGTCGGAACTAACGACTCCATCATGATAAGGGTCCCAGACCACACAGTCACCGCTCATCTCACAGACATGACTGGGCCTTTAGCTATCACGTCGGCCAATCCAAGTGGAGAAAGTGATAGCACCCATCATGATATGGTGATAAC CCGACTGAGTGATAAGCTGGATGCAGTTCTATGTGATGGATACTCCAATGAGCTTGTGGGATCCACAGTTGTAAATTGCACCAAAATAAATGAAG gcatCATTAAAATCCTGCGTGAGGGCTGTGTGCCAACCACTAAGATTATGCAACTATTTGAGAGAGCCAAGAACACTCCGGGGTTTTGTAGAAGCACAATAATAGATGTCTTGGAACCTAATGATATGTATTGGAGCCCTGCTGGCAGGTCTCAGGAAACTGGAACTACTTGGAATGATTTAACT ATTTCCATAATGAGGTGGAAGGTGGAAACAGAGGAGACAACGGCTGAAGTGAATACTTTTCAAGACTATTCACCAAACCAGACTCAAGAAGCCTCCACTGGCTTAATAGGAAAATGCCATAAAATACTCCTGCACAGTCCACCAGGGTCCAGAATGGGCAGGCCCAAATAG